From one Humulus lupulus chromosome 8, drHumLupu1.1, whole genome shotgun sequence genomic stretch:
- the LOC133798522 gene encoding elongation factor 1-alpha, translated as MGKEKIHINIVVIGHVDSGKSTTTGHLIYKLGGIDKRVIERFEKEAAEMNKRSFKYAWVLDKLKAERERGITIDIALWKFETTKYYCTVIDAPGHRDFIKNMITGTSQADCAVLIIDSTTGGFEAGISKDGQTREHALLAFTLGVKQMICCCNKMDATTPKYSKARYDEIVKEVSSYLKKVGYNPDKIAFIPISGFEGDNMIERSTNLDWYKGPTLLDALDQILEPKRPSDKPLRLPLQDVYKIGGIGTVPVGRVETGVIKPGMVVTFGPTGLTTEVKSVEMHHEALQEALPGDNVGFNVKNVAVKDLKRGFVASNSKDDPAREAANFTSQVIIMNHPGQIGNGYAPVLDCHTSHIAVKFSEILTKIDRRSGKEIEKEPKFLKNGDAGFVKMIPTKPMVVETFSEYPPLGRFAVRDMRQTVAVGVIKSVEKKDPSGAKVTKSAAKKK; from the exons ATGGGGAAGGAAAAGATCCATATTAATATTGTTGTCATTGGCCATGTCGATTCTGGGAAATCGACCACAACCGGTCATTTAATCTACAAGCTTGGAGGAATTGATAAGCGTGTGATCGAAAGGTTTGAGAAGGAGGCTGCTGAGATGAACAAGAGATCATTCAAGTATGCCTGGGTGCTTGACAAGCTCAAGGCAGAGCGTGAGCGTGGTATTACCATTGACATTGCCCTCTGGAAGTTTGAGACCACCAAGTATTACTGTACTGTCATTGATGCTCCTGGACATCGTGATTTCATCAAGAACATGATTACGGGAACTTCACAGGCTGATTGTGCTGTGCTCATTATTGACTCCACAACTGGTGGTTTTGAGGCTGGTATTTCCAAGGATGGACAGACCCGAGAGCATGCTCTTCTCGCCTTCACTCTTGGTGTCAAGCAAATGATTTGTTGTTGCAACAAG ATGGATGCCACCACCCCAAAGTACTCAAAGGCAAGGTATGATGAAATCGTGAAGGAAGTTTCTTCATACCTGAAGAAGGTTGGTTACAACCCAGATAAGATTGCATTCATTCCCATCTCTGGGTTTGAGGGTGATAACATGATTGAGAGATCCACTAACCTTGACTGGTACAAGGGCCCGACTCTTCTTGATGCTCTTGACCAGATCCTAGAACCTAAGAGACCCTCAGACAAACCTCTTCGTCTCCCACTTCAGGATGTTTACAAGATTGGAGGCATTGGAACTGTGCCAGTTGGACGTGTGGAAACTGGTGTCATCAAGCCTGGAATGGTTGTAACTTTTGGTCCCACTGGACTGACCACTGAAGTCAAGTCTGTTGAGATGCACCACGAGGCACTTCAGGAGGCTCTTCCTGGTGACAATGTTGGCTTTAACGTGAAGAATGTTGCTGTCAAGGATCTCAAGCGCGGTTTTGTCGCCTCAAACTCTAAGGATGATCCTGCCAGGGAGGCAGCCAACTTCACCTCCCAAGTTATCATCATGAACCATCCTGGCCAGATTGGCAATGGTTACGCCCCAGTTCTTGATTGTCATACCTCTCACATTGCTGTTAAGTTTTCTGAGATCCTGACCAAGATTGACCGACGGTCTGGTAAGGAGATTGAGAAGGAGCCTAAATTTTTGAAGAATGGTGATGCTGGGTTTGTTAAGATGATTCCCACTAAGCCTATGGTTGTGGAAACTTTCTCAGAGTACCCCCCACTTGGTCGTTTTGCTGTCAGGGACATGCGACAAACTGTGGCCGTCGGAGTCATCAAGAGTGTGGAGAAGAAGGATCCTTCTGGGGCCAAGGTTACCAAATCCGCTGCCAAGAAGAAGTGA
- the LOC133798523 gene encoding uncharacterized protein LOC133798523, giving the protein MGRAALFRLLRSQFRGLRSSSYSSGSHLCRSGPGVWTNRLNTGPTFNPCIQINAFQKRWASRASTAEDNGKLSIGPKKVAEGEENEKDSGIVYYGPISSTIKKVKLLSLSTCCLSVSLGPVVTFMTSPDMNVILKGAVASSVIFLSATTTAALHWFVSPYVHKLRWKPGSDTFEVEMLSWLATYIPKTIKFSDIRLPETNRPFVTFKANGNFYFVDADHCHNKALLARLTPKATQESGFKNL; this is encoded by the coding sequence GGAGTCATCTTTGCAGGTCTGGTCCTGGAGTATGGACAAATCGCTTGAACACTGGACCAACTTTCAATCCCTGTATCCAGATCAATGCTTTCCAGAAAAGATGGGCTTCACGAGCCTCTACAGCTGAAGACAATGGAAAGCTCAGCATTGGCCCTAAAAAAGTAGCAGAAGGTGAGGAAAACGAAAAAGACTCTGGGATTGTCTACTATGGACCGATCTCTTCTACCATCAAGAAAGTGAAGCTTTTATCACTTTCGACCTGCTGCCTCTCTGTGTCTTTAGGCCCAGTTGTAACCTTCATGACATCACCTGATATGAATGTGATCCTTAAGGGTGCAGTGGCTTCTTCTGTCATATTTCTCAGTGCTACAACCACTGCGGCCCTTCACTGGTTTGTGAGTCCTTACGTTCACAAGCTGAGATGGAAGCCCGGTTCTGACACCTTCGAGGTGGAGATGTTGTCCTGGTTAGCAACTTACATTCCGAAGACTATCAAGTTTTCTGATATTCGGCTTCCAGAGACCAATCGGCCTTTTGTGACGTTTAAAGCCAATGGGAACTTCTATTTTGTTGACGCTGATCACTGTCATAACAAGGCCTTGTTAGCAAGATTGACTCCAAAAGCAACTCAAGAGTCGGGATTCAAAAATTTGTGA